From Ignisphaera aggregans DSM 17230, the proteins below share one genomic window:
- a CDS encoding GHMP kinase (COGs: COG1829 kinase (sugar kinase superfamily)~InterPro IPR006204~KEGG: pab:PAB2407 hypothetical protein~PFAM: GHMP kinase~SPTR: Q9V1P4 Predicted archaeal sugar kinase, DUF113 family~PFAM: GHMP kinases N terminal domain), whose translation MKIRTRVPAGLSGFFVPHITDKLETTGAYGGGLLVDRGVELELSIDLDVDRDVRIVRNIVNGEEIDSCIARYIVDRMTREVGIDRYNITINQRVFVPIGGGYGSSGSSALAIAIAIARALKLKTTLRQIAEVAHEADIVCKTGLGTVVGLLNPCGGIVIVKRAGGPFYAEIEHIPIDNTIIALTAFYKPIPKESILSSHEELERIRIIGVKTLGRILEEPTPEVFIRECYSFAIKTGFARGYIAEILRSVNSLRGVVGASMNMIGEGIFMFVEREYINDVEEYVKKLNPRWIYIWRPINCLEIDVT comes from the coding sequence ATGAAGATTAGAACAAGGGTTCCAGCAGGTTTATCAGGATTCTTTGTTCCACATATAACAGATAAGCTTGAGACTACAGGTGCATATGGTGGTGGTCTTCTAGTTGATAGGGGTGTAGAGCTAGAGCTATCGATAGATCTAGATGTTGATAGAGATGTAAGGATTGTTAGAAATATTGTAAATGGTGAGGAGATCGATAGTTGTATAGCTAGATATATAGTTGATAGAATGACTAGGGAAGTTGGTATAGATAGATACAATATTACTATTAATCAAAGAGTCTTTGTACCTATAGGCGGTGGCTATGGATCTAGTGGTTCTTCTGCACTAGCAATAGCTATAGCTATAGCAAGAGCATTAAAGTTGAAGACAACTCTTAGACAAATTGCTGAGGTTGCTCATGAGGCTGATATAGTATGTAAAACTGGTTTAGGAACTGTTGTAGGTCTTTTAAATCCTTGTGGAGGTATAGTTATTGTTAAGAGGGCTGGAGGCCCATTTTATGCAGAGATAGAGCATATACCGATAGACAATACGATTATAGCACTAACAGCATTCTATAAACCTATACCAAAGGAATCCATATTATCATCTCATGAAGAACTTGAGAGAATAAGGATAATAGGTGTGAAAACCCTTGGTAGAATACTTGAGGAGCCAACTCCAGAGGTATTTATTAGGGAGTGCTATAGCTTTGCTATTAAAACAGGTTTTGCTAGAGGGTATATAGCAGAGATTCTGAGGAGTGTTAATAGTTTGAGGGGTGTTGTAGGAGCATCTATGAATATGATAGGTGAGGGAATATTTATGTTTGTAGAGAGAGAATATATAAATGATGTAGAGGAGTATGTAAAGAAATTGAATCCTAGATGGATATATATATGGAGACCAATAAACTGTCTAGAGATAGATGTAACATAG
- a CDS encoding metal dependent phosphohydrolase (COGs: COG1418 HD superfamily hydrolase~InterPro IPR006674:IPR003607:IPR006675~KEGG: tko:TK0480 HD superfamily metal-dependent phosphohydrolase~PFAM: metal-dependent phosphohydrolase HD sub domain~SMART: metal-dependent phosphohydrolase HD region~SPTR: Q5JD58 Metal-dependent phosphohydrolase, HD superfamily~TIGRFAM: metal dependent phophohydrolase~PFAM: HD domain~TIGRFAM: uncharacterized domain HDIG) — MSNDIVRIVEKIVSLSMSSDDDHGYPHIVRVRRIAMAIASKYSDVDLEILELATLLHDIGRNRCVDNHAKCSAEIAREILSLLGYDSSKIERVVDAILAHSYTYGYRPRYIEGMILSDADKIDALGAIGIARVFLYSGKIGRGIEDAIRHIKEKILRLPDMMYTDEGRRIAFRRIEIVKRFIEEIENEIKQTDIF; from the coding sequence ATGTCTAACGATATTGTTAGAATTGTTGAGAAGATAGTTTCTCTATCAATGTCTAGCGATGATGATCATGGATATCCACATATAGTTAGAGTTAGAAGAATTGCTATGGCTATAGCATCAAAGTATAGTGATGTAGATTTAGAGATATTGGAACTTGCAACACTTCTCCATGATATTGGCAGGAATAGATGTGTTGATAACCATGCCAAGTGCTCTGCTGAAATTGCTAGAGAGATACTATCGTTATTGGGATATGATAGTAGCAAGATAGAGAGGGTTGTAGATGCAATTCTAGCTCATTCATATACATATGGATATAGACCTAGATATATAGAGGGTATGATTCTTAGTGATGCTGATAAGATAGATGCTCTAGGTGCCATAGGAATAGCGAGAGTTTTTCTATACTCTGGAAAGATTGGTAGGGGTATAGAGGATGCTATAAGACATATAAAGGAGAAGATACTTAGATTACCAGATATGATGTATACTGATGAGGGTAGGAGGATAGCTTTTAGAAGAATAGAGATAGTAAAGAGATTTATTGAGGAGATAGAGAATGAGATAAAGCAAACAGATATATTTTAA
- a CDS encoding protein of unknown function DUF433 (COGs: COG2442 conserved hypothetical protein~InterPro IPR007367~KEGG: kcr:Kcr_0713 hypothetical protein~PFAM: protein of unknown function DUF433~SPTR: B1L4T4 Putative uncharacterized protein~PFAM: Protein of unknown function (DUF433)) translates to MEELLKRIVVDPKVMGGKPVIRGTRITVDLILELLASGMTPEEIAEDYKISVEDVRAALLYAAKILGREEIMIVEAKT, encoded by the coding sequence ATGGAGGAGTTATTGAAGCGTATTGTTGTTGATCCTAAGGTTATGGGTGGTAAGCCTGTGATACGTGGGACGAGGATAACTGTTGATTTGATACTGGAGCTTCTTGCCTCTGGTATGACTCCAGAGGAGATTGCTGAAGATTATAAGATAAGTGTTGAGGATGTGCGGGCTGCATTACTATATGCTGCAAAGATTCTAGGACGTGAGGAGATAATGATTGTCGAGGCAAAGACTTAG
- a CDS encoding ABC transporter related (COGs: COG1122 ABC-type cobalt transport system ATPase component~InterPro IPR003439~KEGG: mba:Mbar_A3550 cobalt transport ATP-binding protein~PFAM: ABC transporter related~SPTR: Q465M3 Cobalt transport ATP-binding protein~PFAM: ABC transporter), with protein MGVKCIEIKNLSVRAGNSYILEDVSLDIDCGDIVVVTGPSGGGKSTLIKILSGGMDILRDRGLFVEGYISILGIDVFREGFKRLIGRIATIFQNPVNQIFMLSVEEEISFALENLGLDRNTIIDRVNRALRIMGIEDLRNRQINTLSMGQLQRVLLASIIALEPDIILMDEPCAYIDPATKRVFYRAIEDIWRRKRNTMIIVEHDIDYILGIATKILILNRRVIAYGNPIEILNKIDIESFGIQEPLYTKICRALKSSITPIDEKDIISCIKNSICGSQQTKGY; from the coding sequence ATGGGTGTAAAATGTATTGAAATAAAGAATCTTAGTGTTAGGGCTGGGAATAGCTATATTCTTGAAGATGTTTCTCTAGATATTGACTGTGGTGATATAGTTGTTGTTACTGGTCCTAGTGGTGGTGGTAAATCTACATTGATAAAGATTCTATCTGGCGGCATGGATATTCTTAGGGATAGAGGGCTTTTTGTAGAGGGCTATATATCTATTCTCGGTATAGATGTATTTAGAGAGGGTTTTAAGAGGCTTATAGGTAGAATAGCAACAATATTTCAAAACCCTGTTAATCAGATATTTATGTTGAGTGTTGAGGAGGAGATATCTTTTGCTCTAGAGAATCTAGGTCTAGATAGAAACACCATTATTGATAGGGTTAATAGAGCTCTAAGGATAATGGGTATAGAGGATCTTAGAAATAGACAGATAAACACATTGTCTATGGGGCAACTACAAAGAGTTCTACTAGCATCGATAATAGCTCTAGAACCAGATATAATACTTATGGATGAGCCATGTGCATATATAGATCCAGCAACAAAAAGAGTGTTCTATAGAGCTATAGAGGATATATGGAGGAGAAAGAGAAATACAATGATAATAGTTGAACACGATATAGATTATATACTTGGAATAGCAACAAAAATATTGATACTAAATAGAAGAGTTATAGCATATGGAAACCCAATAGAAATACTAAATAAGATAGATATAGAGAGCTTTGGTATACAGGAACCTCTATACACAAAGATATGTAGAGCACTAAAATCATCTATAACCCCTATAGATGAGAAAGACATTATCAGCTGTATCAAGAACTCTATATGTGGTTCTCAACAAACCAAAGGATATTAA
- a CDS encoding hypothetical protein (KEGG: dka:DKAM_0888 hypothetical protein~SPTR: B8D533 Putative uncharacterized protein), protein MVQYRSVDAANSSLHVRRGSVEIIHVILKYLSESLCALKTHILYVSNLNSKTLEKYLNILLKNNIVKVDDHKCYMLTEKGYELLLNLENIVEILDNENDIDSMLIRVKARIDKALLNYGSSSIEIVIADDRDAENALKKVIKSYLLYATGRKNVYVLIPFKAYRILIDFIKYIEFLSNNVIPYEYYDVHELAERLKEKLIEIKNMKNGTWDI, encoded by the coding sequence ATGGTGCAATATAGAAGTGTAGATGCAGCAAATTCTTCTCTTCATGTTAGGCGAGGTTCTGTAGAGATTATACATGTTATTCTTAAGTATTTATCTGAAAGCTTATGTGCCTTAAAGACACATATTCTATATGTATCTAATTTGAATTCTAAGACCTTAGAGAAATATCTTAATATACTATTAAAGAATAATATAGTTAAGGTTGATGACCATAAGTGTTATATGTTAACAGAGAAAGGCTATGAACTGCTCCTTAATCTTGAGAATATAGTGGAAATTCTAGATAATGAGAATGATATTGATAGTATGTTAATTAGGGTTAAAGCTAGGATAGATAAAGCTCTTTTAAACTATGGGAGTAGCTCTATAGAGATAGTAATAGCTGATGATAGAGATGCTGAGAATGCTCTTAAAAAGGTTATCAAAAGCTATCTACTCTATGCTACAGGTAGAAAGAATGTCTATGTATTAATACCATTTAAAGCTTATAGAATACTCATAGACTTTATAAAATATATAGAATTTCTATCAAATAATGTTATACCATATGAATACTACGATGTACATGAACTAGCTGAACGTCTAAAAGAGAAGCTTATAGAGATAAAGAATATGAAGAATGGTACATGGGATATATAG
- a CDS encoding conserved hypothetical protein (KEGG: tpe:Tpen_1050 hypothetical protein~SPTR: A1RZ20 Putative uncharacterized protein), giving the protein MSIRDIVLIVFSASLYALMGIATYLGIFAPAVGVVRFWPAVFIPAIFSEVFGPIVGGIGAAIGIFISDMYVHGNALLSLSVGVPANFIGFYLIGYILNRVKKDSKYLFIASIAIQFIPLIMTIALYFYGYLDTALFIIYTAITAIAIAVTLLALSIARRYILPRELLAYSIGLMVGSLYIGIGVWLFSQFFPLPSGERNLPVVASLLWFLWTYYTEIPFLLILTPPIVRAIERWYRRV; this is encoded by the coding sequence ATGAGCATTAGAGATATAGTGTTGATAGTATTTAGCGCATCTCTCTATGCATTAATGGGTATAGCAACATATCTAGGAATATTTGCACCTGCTGTAGGTGTTGTAAGGTTTTGGCCAGCTGTATTTATTCCAGCTATATTCTCAGAGGTCTTCGGCCCTATTGTTGGTGGTATAGGTGCTGCTATAGGTATATTTATAAGTGATATGTATGTACATGGAAATGCTTTATTAAGTCTATCTGTAGGAGTTCCAGCTAATTTCATAGGATTCTATCTAATTGGATATATACTAAATAGGGTTAAGAAGGATTCGAAATATCTATTTATAGCATCTATAGCAATACAGTTCATACCCCTTATAATGACTATAGCACTATATTTCTATGGATATCTAGATACAGCTTTATTTATTATATATACAGCTATTACAGCCATAGCAATAGCGGTAACATTATTAGCACTATCTATAGCAAGGAGATATATATTGCCTAGAGAGTTATTGGCATATAGCATAGGGCTTATGGTGGGCTCTCTATATATAGGGATAGGTGTATGGTTATTCAGCCAGTTCTTCCCATTGCCAAGTGGAGAAAGAAATCTGCCAGTTGTAGCTTCATTGCTATGGTTCCTATGGACTTATTATACAGAGATACCATTTCTCCTAATATTAACACCACCTATAGTTAGAGCTATTGAGAGGTGGTATAGAAGGGTATGA
- a CDS encoding PilT protein domain protein (InterPro IPR002716:IPR006596~KEGG: afu:AF0317 hypothetical protein~PFAM: PilT protein domain protein~SMART: Nucleotide binding protein PINc~SPTR: O29928 Putative uncharacterized protein~PFAM: PIN domain), with amino-acid sequence MRLTYIDTSSIPSILLKTEKSNLAQQILETYHDLYFIISGIGISEALYVATYEYYRQRGMIRGRYDLRKLIIKQRYPREVIDAIGSLLRDLNVEIVNDYFNYNEYLQIMQDFKLLPNDAQIALTCWHYGIDTILTFDEDFKRVSWLKVVP; translated from the coding sequence GTGAGACTTACATACATTGATACTAGCTCTATACCCAGCATTCTTCTCAAAACTGAGAAGAGTAACCTAGCTCAACAAATCTTAGAGACATACCACGATTTATATTTCATAATTTCAGGGATTGGTATTAGTGAGGCTCTTTATGTAGCAACATATGAGTATTACAGACAGAGAGGAATGATTAGGGGAAGATATGATTTAAGAAAGTTAATTATAAAACAGAGATATCCTAGAGAGGTAATAGACGCTATAGGATCTCTTCTAAGAGATTTAAACGTTGAAATAGTAAATGACTACTTTAACTATAATGAGTATCTTCAAATAATGCAGGATTTTAAACTCCTTCCTAATGATGCCCAAATAGCATTAACTTGTTGGCACTACGGTATTGACACAATCTTGACTTTTGATGAAGACTTTAAGAGAGTTTCATGGCTCAAAGTCGTCCCATAA
- a CDS encoding protein of unknown function DUF996 (COGs: COG2245 membrane protein~InterPro IPR010397~KEGG: dka:DKAM_0701 protein of unknown function (DUF996)~PFAM: protein of unknown function DUF996~SPTR: B5ITF7 Putative uncharacterized protein~PFAM: Protein of unknown function (DUF996)), which translates to MTDISSARIICGIGSILMLLIFIPIIGIALFIAGIILVAIGIKRISDALKREDIYRNYLIYLVLGVIAIVIIYIGIIGIAIRWFTGYTRPIPRISSPNIIRISLEVIIVLVVAWIVFILSSLFYKKSFDEIAKTFNISLFSITAIIYLIGSILTIIGIGLILIYIAIILQTISFFMLPEKIEIKTPSQQVSLV; encoded by the coding sequence ATGACTGATATATCTAGTGCAAGAATTATATGTGGCATAGGATCTATATTAATGCTATTAATATTCATACCAATCATAGGAATAGCACTCTTTATAGCTGGTATAATACTTGTTGCTATTGGTATTAAACGGATATCTGATGCATTAAAGAGGGAGGATATATATAGAAACTATCTAATATATTTAGTTCTAGGTGTAATAGCTATAGTAATAATCTATATAGGTATTATAGGCATTGCTATTAGATGGTTTACAGGTTATACACGCCCAATACCAAGAATATCTTCTCCAAATATTATAAGAATTTCACTAGAGGTGATAATTGTATTGGTAGTTGCATGGATAGTATTTATACTATCTTCACTATTCTATAAGAAGAGTTTTGATGAAATTGCAAAAACCTTTAATATAAGTCTCTTCTCAATAACAGCAATAATATATCTAATAGGCTCAATACTCACAATAATTGGTATAGGACTTATACTAATCTATATAGCAATAATACTACAGACAATATCATTCTTTATGCTACCGGAGAAAATAGAGATAAAAACACCATCACAACAAGTATCCCTAGTATAG
- a CDS encoding ABC transporter related (COGs: COG1122 ABC-type cobalt transport system ATPase component~InterPro IPR003439:IPR003593~KEGG: tpe:Tpen_0713 ABC transporter related~PFAM: ABC transporter related~SMART: AAA ATPase~SPTR: A1RY35 ABC transporter related~PFAM: ABC transporter), with product METNKLSRDRCNIDEIVVARGAVYRYRESFSLGPIDISIGRRQIVAFIGPNGSGKTTLLKLLSGIYRPVEGDVYICGVNTKSLGLRDIARYIGYVPQNPWMMFHSDNVLDELITVSRNIGIDIDIAKENAIRIATMFGIEHLLDRSPLTVSEGEARRIAIASALIHNPYTLFLDEPTAGLDYNLKKILTDIINSSIDFLGISIAIATHDIDFLYMINRDIDIAVLSNGKIVYRGNINDIDMDTLYKYNIIPPQIHRVSRVLRDLIAIDFRDIDDIVTYILSRKDSIGEKICRQ from the coding sequence ATGGAGACCAATAAACTGTCTAGAGATAGATGTAACATAGATGAGATTGTAGTAGCTAGAGGAGCTGTATATAGATATAGAGAGAGTTTCTCTCTAGGGCCAATAGATATATCTATAGGGAGGAGGCAGATAGTAGCATTTATAGGTCCTAATGGATCTGGAAAAACAACACTACTAAAACTCTTATCAGGTATATATAGACCAGTTGAAGGAGATGTATATATATGTGGAGTTAATACAAAGAGTCTTGGGCTTAGAGATATAGCTAGATATATAGGCTATGTCCCTCAGAACCCATGGATGATGTTTCACAGCGATAATGTTCTCGATGAGCTTATAACAGTTTCTAGAAATATTGGTATAGATATTGATATAGCTAAAGAGAATGCTATTAGGATTGCAACAATGTTTGGAATAGAACATCTTTTAGATAGATCACCACTAACAGTTAGTGAGGGTGAGGCAAGGAGAATAGCTATAGCATCAGCATTGATACATAATCCATATACACTATTTCTAGATGAGCCAACAGCAGGTCTCGACTATAATCTTAAGAAGATACTTACAGATATTATTAATAGCTCTATAGATTTCCTAGGCATATCTATAGCTATAGCTACACATGATATAGATTTTCTATATATGATTAATAGGGATATAGATATAGCTGTTTTAAGCAATGGAAAGATTGTATATAGAGGGAATATAAATGATATTGATATGGATACGCTGTATAAGTATAATATTATTCCACCGCAAATCCATAGAGTATCAAGAGTATTGAGAGATTTAATAGCCATAGATTTTAGGGATATAGATGATATAGTTACATACATATTATCTAGAAAAGATTCCATTGGTGAGAAGATCTGTCGACAGTGA
- a CDS encoding hypothetical protein (KEGG: sto:ST1557 hypothetical protein~SPTR: Q970P3 Putative uncharacterized protein ST1557) — MFIDILKIDRRLLMFIAIAVLSTILIASLTLLVYSYSVPLETTKTVKTAEIYHSLDIGYRVYVKNSIVYNNRSIIMMGEPIYAKLFNGMNISYRYRVSADISIRGIEGVYRIVRIINTPNWNRSIVIDQGDIDSILDKENYLYIDFQEIMSYVNAMDKEIGVSSKSIDIIYTYYIDIAIKTIDKTYRLELTPTIKLSYDYTKPIITVSITGNEDRYIDSRNIVIPTYIRFMGMDIGVGVARFYSFILILISSPLLTAIIILSRRTRESPIDRILKKYSDIIITCSRISIENNNRVLIDNFEELVKISTLRKKPIAMVRDGGNIRFMVIDEDIVYEYIFEPSSISS, encoded by the coding sequence ATGTTTATAGATATTCTAAAGATAGATAGAAGACTTCTAATGTTTATAGCTATAGCAGTTCTATCAACAATACTTATAGCATCTCTAACGCTTCTAGTATATTCATATAGTGTTCCTCTAGAGACTACAAAAACTGTTAAAACTGCTGAGATTTATCATAGTCTTGATATAGGTTATAGAGTCTATGTAAAGAACTCTATTGTTTATAATAATAGGAGTATTATCATGATGGGTGAACCTATATATGCAAAGCTATTCAATGGTATGAATATCTCCTATAGATATAGAGTTAGTGCAGATATATCTATAAGGGGTATAGAGGGTGTATATAGAATTGTAAGAATAATAAATACACCAAATTGGAATAGATCTATAGTTATAGATCAGGGAGATATAGATAGTATACTAGATAAGGAGAACTATCTATATATAGATTTTCAAGAGATAATGAGCTATGTCAATGCTATGGATAAGGAGATAGGAGTGTCATCTAAAAGTATTGATATTATCTATACATACTATATAGATATAGCTATAAAAACTATTGACAAGACATATAGATTAGAGCTAACACCAACAATAAAACTATCATATGACTATACAAAACCAATTATAACAGTATCTATAACTGGTAATGAGGATAGATATATAGATTCTAGAAATATTGTTATACCTACATATATAAGGTTTATGGGTATGGATATAGGGGTAGGTGTAGCTAGATTCTATAGCTTTATCTTAATACTAATATCATCACCACTACTAACAGCAATAATAATTCTTAGCAGGAGAACTAGGGAGAGCCCTATAGATAGAATTTTGAAGAAGTATAGCGATATAATAATAACCTGTAGTAGAATATCTATAGAGAATAACAATAGAGTTTTAATAGATAATTTTGAGGAGCTTGTAAAGATATCTACATTGAGAAAGAAGCCTATAGCAATGGTTAGAGATGGAGGGAATATACGTTTTATGGTTATAGACGAAGACATTGTCTATGAATATATTTTTGAACCTTCTTCTATATCTTCATAG
- a CDS encoding Protein of unknown function DUF104 (InterPro IPR008203~KEGG: hbu:Hbut_1620 hypothetical protein~PFAM: Protein of unknown function DUF104~SPTR: A2BN74 Putative uncharacterized protein~PFAM: Protein of unknown function DUF104): MSRVIRVRYENGVFKPLEPVDLEEGEEVLITIKRDIRRILKKYRGILGRSSIQELLELEEETYIQ, encoded by the coding sequence ATGTCCAGAGTCATACGTGTACGTTATGAAAATGGAGTCTTCAAACCTTTAGAACCAGTAGATCTTGAGGAAGGAGAAGAGGTATTGATCACCATTAAGCGTGATATAAGAAGAATACTCAAGAAGTATCGAGGAATCCTAGGAAGATCATCAATTCAAGAGTTACTAGAACTTGAAGAAGAGACTTATATTCAGTGA
- a CDS encoding 6,7-dimethyl-8-ribityllumazine synthase (COGs: COG0054 Riboflavin synthase beta-chain~InterPro IPR002180~KEGG: kcr:Kcr_1087 6,7-dimethyl-8-ribityllumazine synthase~PFAM: 67-dimethyl-8-ribityllumazine synthase~SPTR: B1L5V4 6,7-dimethyl-8-ribityllumazine synthase~TIGRFAM: 6,7-dimethyl-8-ribityllumazine synthase~PFAM: 6,7-dimethyl-8-ribityllumazine synthase~TIGRFAM: 6,7-dimethyl-8-ribityllumazine synthase) — MRLGIVVSEVNAEFTERMLESAKKWAASLNAEVSYILRVPGCYEAPLAVRELLSRNDVDAVVVLGSIVKETSLEEYLFNQVVRKLLDLSLEYGKPVSLGIAGPGVYWDDAVRRAGAEAYAKMAVEAAIRMVKCLEKLRGIKPSNNSLEINCI, encoded by the coding sequence TTGCGGCTGGGAATAGTTGTTTCTGAGGTTAATGCAGAGTTTACGGAGAGAATGCTGGAGTCTGCTAAAAAATGGGCTGCATCCCTTAATGCTGAAGTTTCATATATCCTCCGTGTCCCTGGATGTTATGAAGCTCCTCTAGCTGTGAGAGAGTTGCTCTCGAGGAACGATGTTGATGCTGTAGTTGTTTTAGGATCTATTGTTAAGGAGACATCCCTTGAAGAGTATCTCTTCAATCAGGTGGTGAGGAAGCTCCTAGACCTCTCACTAGAATATGGAAAGCCTGTATCTCTAGGTATAGCAGGCCCCGGTGTATATTGGGATGATGCTGTGCGTAGAGCTGGTGCCGAGGCCTATGCTAAGATGGCTGTGGAAGCAGCTATTAGAATGGTGAAATGTTTAGAGAAGCTTCGAGGCATAAAGCCTTCAAATAATTCCCTAGAGATCAATTGTATTTAG
- a CDS encoding cobalt transport protein (InterPro IPR003339~KEGG: kcr:Kcr_1383 ABC-type cobalt transport system, permease component CbiQ or related transporter~PFAM: cobalt transport protein~SPTR: B1L6Q0 ABC-type cobalt transport system, permease component CbiQ or related transporter~PFAM: Cobalt transport protein), with translation MRLLVDSLQEYFISVEGRKLLYRLHPLTKIFLAIISIPMAIILDIYGLAIYSIYITILCIIGLEHRRFLRMLFSPAIFIGIISIFIFIYGLSSRGISINSIIALLRSIAIGSLRIYILVISFGILFSTTRLQSIARIFSYIGIPYIYIYMILLSLRFIPILLSDFIEIYYIQSLRGFDSGRSFLDRIRSLLSLFIPLFIVTLSRLDEVSLSLYLRGFGYSHRRSYTYVERLGYIDILVVISISILIGVLVWV, from the coding sequence GTGAGGCTATTAGTTGATTCTCTACAGGAATACTTTATATCTGTAGAGGGGAGGAAGCTACTATATAGATTACATCCACTGACAAAGATATTTCTAGCAATAATATCTATACCTATGGCAATAATTTTAGATATATATGGATTAGCGATATATTCAATCTATATAACAATTCTATGTATTATAGGTCTTGAGCATAGAAGATTCCTAAGAATGTTATTCTCTCCAGCTATATTCATAGGCATTATATCTATATTTATCTTTATATATGGATTATCATCTAGAGGAATATCGATAAATAGTATTATTGCTCTTCTAAGGTCTATAGCTATAGGATCTCTAAGAATATATATACTTGTTATAAGCTTTGGAATACTATTCTCAACGACAAGACTCCAGTCTATTGCTAGAATTTTTAGCTATATAGGTATTCCATATATCTATATCTATATGATTCTCCTATCACTAAGATTTATACCTATACTTCTATCAGATTTCATAGAGATTTACTATATACAGAGTCTAAGAGGTTTTGACTCTGGGAGGAGTTTTCTTGATAGAATTAGATCTTTGTTATCATTATTTATACCTCTATTTATAGTTACTCTTAGTAGATTGGATGAAGTTTCTCTATCTCTATATCTAAGAGGTTTTGGCTATAGTCATAGGAGGAGCTACACATATGTTGAGAGGCTTGGGTATATAGATATCCTTGTTGTTATCTCTATATCTATATTGATAGGTGTTTTGGTATGGGTGTAA